Within the Deinococcus aerolatus genome, the region GCGGCCTGACCCTGCGCGAGGAGCCCGCCCACCATGAGGCCTACGTCACCCTGACCCGGGCGCAGTTCGACTTTCCCGGCATCCTGGAGGCCTACGACGCCACCTGTGCCTACGCTGCGGCGCACGGCCAGGGCGGCCCGCTCAGCCCCCGCGAGGTCTACCCGCACGACTGGGACAGACTGGACGACACGGACCCGGTGGGCGACGTGGCATGGCCGTTCGTGCCGCAGCCGGGCTGAGCGGCGGGCTGGCGTGCACTGGAACCGCCGCCCGCAGATGTGCTGCCGGGCGGCGTCTTTCCTCTTGCCTGTTGCGCTCAGGGTCTAGAGCTACTGTCAAAAGAGCTGTTCACTGTTGACCGAACGGAGTGAGCAAATTTGGTTGAGGAGTTGGGACTTGCAAAGCTGCGGAGCAGAGAATGTAAGCGTCAGAAGTCTCTTTTGCTGACGCTTCCATTTACCCAAATCCTTTAGAAGCTGTCCCCGCCCCCAACCCGCACGGCCTGGTAGTACGCGTAGGCGGCGCTGTAACACGCCGGACGCTTGTACCAGCTTTTGGCAGCGCAGATGGCTTTCATGTTGGTGTAAAAGGCCTCGTCGGTGGTCTTGCGGTTGCTGTCGGTGCGCTGGTAGACCTTCAGGTTGCGGTAGCCAAAGTCATGGACGTTGCAGGCCGGGCGGAAATCCTCGCGGTAGCCCAGGCCCAGGCCGTCGGGGGCGCTGCAGCCGTCGCGGGTCCAGCTCAATCCGGGGTACGGGAGGCCGGTGAAGGCGTAGGCCGCGTACTGGTTGTTGTAGTTGCTCACGCTGCCCCAGCCGGTGCGTTTGATGTACGCCAGCCGATCACTGGCCAAGTCCTGCCCGGTCAGCGCGGGCACGCTGGGCAGGCTCAGGTCGGTGGGCCGCTCCCCGTAGGCCTCCTGCAGGGCCTCGAGCAGGCCCGGATCATCGCCGTACCGCTGCAAGATGGCCTGACTGCCGGCGTCCTGCAGCTCGGGGCGCTGGGCATAGGCATCGGCGGCGGTGGGGGAGGCCGCGCTGGAGGAGGCTGCATGGGGCGTAGTCTGACCACAGGCCATCAGGGTAAGGGACAGCAGGGCGGCGGGCAGCAGCAGTAGGCGCATGGGACTCTCCTAGAGGGGGATGGAACGGGGGCAGGCCGGGGCTGAATTGTGGATGGCCCTCATCTTAAGCCCCAGTCCGCCCCGGCGCTACCCCGGATGCCGCGCCGACGCGAAGGTCAGCTGCGCGCTGTCGTCTCCCGGCAGCTTCTCGTACTCGCCGTCCAGGCACAGTTCCCAGGAGCCGCGCTGATCGTGCCACTCGGTGTTGAGAATGTCGAGAAACTGCCCCCGGTGGGCGTCGTCCAGCACCGGGGCGATGACTTCCACCCGGCGGTCGAGGTTGCGGCTCATCAGGTCGGCGCTGCCGAAATAGATCTCGGGGTGTCCGGCGTTGCCGAAGGCATAGACGCGGGCGTGTTCCAGGTAGCGTCCCAGCAGGCTGCGCACGCGCACCGTTTCCGACAGGCCGGGCACGCCGGGCCGCAGGCAGCACACACCCCGGATGATCAGGTCAATGCGCACCCCGGCGGACGCCGCCGCGTACAGCGCGTCGATCATCGCCGGGTCGGTCAGGGAATTGACCTTGATGCGCGCCCAGGCATCAAGGCCCGCCCGGGCATTTCCGGCCTCGCGCTCCAGCAGGGCTTCCAGGCCACTGCGGGCGGTGTCGGGAGCCACCAGCATGTGGGTGTAGTCGGCCTCGGCGTAGCCGGTCAGGTGGTTGAACAGCTCGGCCACGTCCATGCCCAGTTCGGGATCGGCGGTCAGCAGGCTCAGGTCCGTGTACAGCCGGGCCGTCTTGGGGTTGTAGTTGCCGGTGCCGATATGCACGTAGCGGCGCAGCCCTCCCTCCTCGCGGCGCACCACCAGCGTGACCTTGGCGTGGGTCTTGAGGCCCGCCATGCCGTACACCACGTGCGCCCCGGCGCGTTCCAGCTTCCTGGCCCAGCTGATGTTGCGCTGCTCGTCGAAGCGGGCCTTGAGTTCGATCAGCGCCACCACCTGCTTGCCGTTCTCGGCGGCGTTTCGTAGCGCGGCCAGCAGGCGCGGGTCATCCCCGGTGCGGTACAGCGTCTGCTTGATCGCCAGCACCTGCGGGTCACGGCTGGCCTCCTCGATAAAGTCCAGGATGTTGGCAAAACCGTCGTAGGGGTGGTGCAGCAACACGTCCCCCTGACGCAGCGTGTCGAAGACCCCGTCCTCCTCGTCGCCGTCCAGATCAGGCACGGCAGGGGCGTAGGCCGCAAAGGCCAGATCAGGCCGCTCCACCGGCAGGCCCATCAGGTCAGCACTGCCCAGCGGGCCTTCCAGCAGGAAGATGTCCTCGGGGGCCAGCCGCAATCTCTCCTGCAGGAAGGTCACCAGCTTGATCGGCGTCTCGCGCACCACCTCCAGCCGCACCGCCGAGCCGAACCGGCGGCGGCGCAGCCCGTCCTCGATGGTGGCAAGCAGGTCCTCGGCCTCCTCCTCCTCGAACTCGTAGTCGGTGTTGCGGGTCACGCGGAAGACGTGGGCGGCCAGCACCTCGCGCCCCTTGAACAGTTCGCCGATGTGCGCGGCGATTACGTCTTCGAGCATCAGCAGGGCGTCGCCGATCACGACCACCCTGGGCAGCACGCCCACCGGCACCTTAACGCGCGCGAAATCGGTGTCGTCATGTCCGCCGCCGCGCAGCAGAATCGCCAGGTTCAGGCTGAGGTTGCTCAGGTACGGAAACGGGTGGCTGGGGTCCACCACCAGCGGTGTCAGCACCGGCTGAATCTCGGCCAGATAGTGTTCGCGCAGGCTGGCGCGGGCGCGCTTGCCCAGATCGGCCACGCGCGTCAGCTTGACGCCCTCGTCCATCAGCAGTTTCAGCACCTTGCGGGTGGTCTTCTCGATCTCGCGCAGCATGCTCTGGGTGCGTTCGCGCACCAGCGCCAGCGTCTCGCGCGGCGATAGGCCGTCCAGTCCCGGCGTGTTCACCCCCGCCGCGATCTGGCGGTGGATGCCCGCCACGCGCACCATGAAGAACTCGTCGAGGTTGCTGCCGCAGATGGCCGCGTATTTCAGGCGTTCCAGCGGCGGGTTGCGCACGTCACGCGCCTCGGCCAGCACGCGCTCGTTAAAGGCCAGCCACGACAGTTCGCGGTTCAGGTAGCGGCTCTCGACGTTGGCCACTGTGCTGTGCGTGCGCGTCTCGCCCAGCCCTTGCGGCTCCGGCTTCTTGCGGTGGCGCTTGGCCCTAGGGGGCGCGGGTTCAGTCAGGCTGGCGGGCGATTTGGCGCGGGACACAGGGGCAGCTCCTTTGGTCACAGACGGGTCGGGCTGAATCTGGACGGATCTTGAACATGAAAGGCCGGGGGAATCACGCGGCGCTCAGGGCATTAAAGCACCGATCCGCGTGAGTGACCCGGCATTCAGCTTGAGCGTTTATGGGCGAAACGGGGCGGTGTGAACCCTCTGTCCGTCGCTTCATGTGCCTAGAGGCACGGGCAAACACGCAAAAACCGTCTGACCGCAGGCAGACAGGGTGCTGCTGGGGGTCAGACGGTGGGGCGTTCTGCGGGCTAGACGCGCTTGAACAGCAGCGCCGCGTTCTGGCCGCCGAAGGCGAACGAATTGCTCAGCACGTAGTCCACCTGCTGTTCGCGCGCGCCCTCGGTGATGTAATCCAGGTCCAGCGCGGGATCGGGATCGGTCAGGTTGATGGTGGGAGGCAGAATGCCGTCCCTCAGCGCCTGCGCCACGGCAATCGCCTCGATGGCCCCCGCCGCGCCCAGCAGATGGCCGGTCATAGACTTGGTGGAGCTGACGGCCAGCTTCCTGGCGTGATCGCCGAACACGTGCTTGATGCCCTGCGTCTCGTACAGGTCATTGAAGTGCGTGCTGGTGCCGTGCGCGTTGACGTAGCCGACCTGCTCGGGGTTGACCCCTGCGGTGTTCAGGGCCATGCGCATCGCCACCTGTGCGCCGCGCCCTTCCGGGGCCGGCATGGTGATGTGGTGCGCGTCGGCGCTGGTGCCGTAGCCGACGATCTCGGCGTAGATGGTGGCTCCACGCGCCTTGGCCTTCTCGTACTCTTCCAGAATCAAGATGCCCGCGCCCTCGCCCAGCACGAAGCCGTCGCGGGTGGCGCTGAAGGGGCGGCTGGCGGTTTCGGGCGAGTCGTTGCGGGTGGACAGCGCTTTCATGTTGGAAAAGCCGCCCACGGCGATGCGAGTCACGGCGGCCTCGGTGCCGCCCGCGATCATCACGTCGGCCAGATCCAGCTGGATGTACCGCGCCGCGTCGCCAATCGAACCGGTGCCGGTGGCGCAGGCGGTGACCACGGTGCTGCTCGGTCCCGTCGCGCCGAATTTCATGGCAACGTGCCCGGTGGCCATGTTGGCGATCATCATGGGAATGAACATCGGGCTGATGCGCCCCGGCCCGCGCTCGTGCAGCACGGCGGCCTGGTCCTCAAAGGTCTTGACCCCGCCGATGCCGCTGCCCACCACCGTGCCGACGCGTTCGCCGCTCAACTCCTCGGCGCTCAGGCCGCTGTCCCGCGCCGCGAGTTCGGCGGCAGCCAGCGCCAGTTGCACGTAACGGTCCAGTTTGCGGGCCTCACGCGGATCGATGAAGTCGTCGAAGCTGCCCTTGACCTCACCTGCGATCTTGCTGGCGGTGTCGGAGGCGTCGAAATGCGTGATCGGCCCGATGCCACTGCGGCCTGCACGCTGCGCCTCGGCGTAGTCCGCCGCTCCCCAGCCGATGGGCGTCACCGGCCCCAGCCCCGTAATCACCACCCGTCTCAGTCCTGAAACGCCCATAATCTCCCTCCTCCTGAAATGAGGAACGGGGCCCCGGTGTGACCCGCGCCCCGTCTCTGTTCACTGTCCCCGCTCCGCCTCACGCCTCGCCGGGACAGGCGCGGTTACTGCTTGCCCTCGATGTAGTCGATGGCGGCCTGCACGGTGCGGATGTTCTCGGCGTCCTCATCGCTGATGGTCACGCCGAACTTGTCTTCCAGGCCCATGATCAGTTCCACCGTTTCCAGGCTGTCTGCGCCCAGGTCTTCCACGAAGCGGGCCTCGGGGTTCACCTTGTCCGCGTCCACACCCAGCTTGTCCACAATCACATCTTTCACGTCATCAAAAGTCGCCATGGTTGTTCCTCCTGTCCTTGAAGTGTCCTGCTTGAAATCTGTGCCAGTCTACACGGGCAGGCAGTGCGGGGCTACGTTGTTGAACGGGGTGTAAACGGCCGGGGGGCCGGGGCCACGTTCTTCCCGGCCCCCCGGCCCTCAGTGCGGGTTCAGTCCGCCGTCCACCCCGATGGTTTGCCCGGTGATGTACGCGGCCCCCTCGGAGGCCAGGAACGCCACCAGCGCGGCCACTTCCTCCGGCTGTCCCAGGCGGGCCAGGGGAATGTCTGCCAGGTAGCCCTTCCGCACGTCCTCGGTCAGCGTGGCGGTCATATCGGACTCGATGAATCCGGGGGCCACGGCGTTGACGGTGATGCCGCGCCCGCCGTATTCCTTGGCCAGCGCCTTGGTCAACCCGATCAGCCCGGCCTTGCTCGCGACGTAGTTGGCCTGTCCCGGATTGCCCGTCAGGCCCACCACGCTGGCAATGTTGACGATGCGCCCGGCGCGGGCGCGCATCATGTGCTTGATGGCCGCCCGGCACGCCGAGAACGCGCTGCTGAGGTTGGTCTGGATCACCGCGTCCCAGTCCTCGTCCTTCATGCGGATGGCCAGGCCATCGCGGGTGATGCCGGCGTTGTTGACCAGCACGTCAAGGCGGCCCATCTGCGCAATCACGTCCTCGACCAGCTTCCCGGCGTTGGCGGGCGTGGTCAGGTCTGCGCCGAACACCTCGGCACGGCCGCCGTGGGCGCGGGCCTCGTCGGCCACCTTCTCAGCCTCGGTGGCGTTGCGGCCGTAATGCACGGCGATGTCAAAGCCTTCGGCCGCCAGCTTCAGGGCCATCGCGCGGCCCAGGCCCCGGCTGCTGCCGGTCACGAGGGCGACGTTGCGGGTGGTTTCGGGGGTGGATGGGGTCATGGAGCCTCTTTTTTCAGAATGGCGGTGGTGGGGGTGCTGTCATTTGCTGCGCAGTCCCAGGTCCAGTTCGGGGCGCTTTCCCTGGACAGGCACAGCAGCGTCAGGGCGTCAGCGCCCGGGCGCTGAACGGTCAGCCGGGCCGACTCGGGCACGAAGGGGGATGGAGAGACGTCCTGTGCCTGGAGATAGGAGCGGGCCGAGCCGCCCATCACCGTGCCCGTGACCGTCACGGCGTCTGCTCCCAGTGTTCCGGTTCCCGCGACGCGGTACTGCGCGGCGGTGTCGTAGCTGGCTGTCTGCTCTAGGCGAAGGGCCTGGGCCGTAGCTCCCTGGCGGGCCAGCGTGCCGTCCACGTGCCCTGCAAAACGCTGGGGTGGTGGGAGTGGCAATGGTTCCCCGCCCGCAGAACGTGGCCGCTGCAGTCACCACCAACGCCAGAGCAAGTCTTTTCATAATGGATTTATTGTCCTCCCCCGGCGGCGTGAGGTACAACCTCGTCTGCATGGGCGGCCTCCTGGGCGGCATGGCCCAGCCTCGCCCGCACGCCACCCTCGTGGTGCCAGTTGTGCATCAGCGTGAACAGCAGCATCTCGCGCACGCTCAGCACGCCCAGTGCCGGATGGGGCATGGCCCAGGCGTCCAGTTCGGGGTCGGCCCAGCCTTCCAGGGCCTGAGCCAGCGCGTCCAGCGAGGCCCGGTACCGCTCCACCAGCGCCGCCTGGGTGCCCTCCGGCTGCGGCAGCCAGCGCCCGGACGCTCTGGCCCCGGTGGCGAGAACGGCATGGTAACTGTTCCGCACCTCGGCATAGTTTCGGGGGCGGTGCTGCGGCGGCAGCGCCTGAAGCCGGGCGCGCGCCACGCCCAGGCCGCCCGCCACCGGCCCATTCGAGCGGATCAGATGGTCGAGGTGGTGTGCGGGAGCCCACTGGTCCAGGGTGCCGTCCAGGAACACGGCGGCGTCCAGACCTGCAAAATAATGCCCGATCTCCCTGGCGGCCCCGTCCAGGGCCATCAGCAGCTCGTCGCGAGACACCGGGTCAAGCACAGGACTCACAGCTCGAACGCCTGGACGTCCGCCGCCGTTCCCACGTTGAGGGTTCTCGCCCCCGGCACGATGCGCCCCACCAGTCCGCTCAGGACCTTGCCGGGACCGAACTCGATAAAAGTGTCCACGCCCATGCCTGCCAGGGTCTCGATGGTTTCCACCCAGCGCACCGCGCCGGTGATCTGGCGTTCCAGCAGATCCGCCACGCGCTGGGGGTCGTCGTTCAGCCCCGCCGTCACGTTGGCCACCACCGGGAAGGCGAAGGGACCGTAGGCCGCCGCCTGCAAGTCGGGCGACAGGCCCAGGGCGGCGGGGGCCATCAGGGCGCAGTGAAACGGGGCGCTGACCTTCAGGGGGATGGCCTTCAGGCCGCGCGATTTCAGTTCGGCGCTGGCCTCGGCCACCGCTGCTGCCGTTCCGCTGATCACCGTCTGGGTGGGCGCGTTGAAATTGGCGGGCTGCACGCCCTCCAGACCGCCGCAGACCTCGGCCACCACCGCCGGATCGCCCATGATGGCGCTCATTGCCCCCTCGCCGGGAGCCACGGCCTGCTGCATCAGGGTGCCGCGCTGGCGGGTCAGGCGCAGGGCGTCACGCAGCGGCAGCACGCCGGCGGCCACCAGGGCGCTGTACTCGCCCAGCGAATGCCCGGCGGCCACCATCGGCGTCAGGCCCGTCCTGTCCTGCCACACCCGGTAGGCCGCGACGCTGGCGGCCACCAGGGCGGGCTGCTGGTTGGCGGTCAGGGTCAGGGCTTCAATCGGCCCGGTTTCGATCAGGGCGCGCAGGCCCGGCAGGGTGGCCTCGGCCTCGGCGTACACGGCCTCGGCCAGCGGGAAGGCGGCGGTCAGGTCGGCCCCCATACCCACCGCGTGCGAACCCTGACCGGGAAACAGGGCGGCGATCCTGGGACTCAAGCGCCCACCCCCGCCAGCGCGGAGGCCGCATCTGCCCGCAGGCTGGGCGCGCCGCCCCACCACTTCATTGTGCCGGCCACCCAGCTCAGGCCGCCGCCAAAGGCGATCAGCAGCAGTTGCTGGCTGTCCTGCACGCGCCCGTCCCGCACCGCCTCGTGCAGGGCGAGCGGCACAGTGGCGCTGGAGGTGTTGCCGTAACGGTCCAGATTCACCACCGTCTTGCTCATGGGAATGCCGAAACGCTCCACGGCGGCCTCGATGATCCGCACGTTGGCCTGATGGGGAATCACCCAGTCCACGTCGGCGCTGGTCAGGCCACTTTTTTGCAGTACCTTCTGGCCGCTGTCGCCCAGCACACGCACGGCGAACTTGAAGACCTCGCGTCCGTTCATGCCGACGCTCTGGCCCATCTCGAAGCCGCCGGGCAGGGTGGGGGCCACACAGCGCAGGTACAGGCTGGGTCCCCCTGCGCCGTCTGCCCCCATGATGAACTCCTGAAAGCCCAGGCCCTCCGGCACCGGACCCACCACCGCCGCGCCCGCGCCGTCGCCGAACAGGATGGCCGTGCCCCGGTCCTGCTGGTCCACGATCTTGCTCAGCGCCTCGGCCCCCACCACCAGCACGCGCCGCGCCACGCCGGACTGGATCAGGCCCGAGGCCACGCTCAGCGCGTACACGAAGCCGCTGCAGGCGGTGGACAGGTCAAAGGCCGCCGCGCCCGTCAGGCCCACCTGCATGGCGATCAGCGCGGCGGTGGACGGCATCAGCGCGTCGGGACTGACCGTGGCGCAGATCACTGCGTCCACCTCCTTCAGGGCGTCCGGGTCACGCGAGAGCATGTCGCGCACCGCGCCCACGCCCACGTCCGAGGTGTACTCGTCCGGCGCCGCGAAATGCCGCTCACGGATGCCGGTGCGCGACTCGATCCACTCGGCATTGGTGTCCATGTAGGCCTCGAAATGGGCGTTGGGCACAACCCGCTCGGGGGCGTAGCTGCCCAGGGCGGTGATGCCGATGCTGGGGCGGTTGGAAAAGACGCTCATGGCCGTCACGGTAGCATTCTTTGAACGGACGTTCAATGAATTGAGTCCAGCGTTTTCAGGTGGAGTCAGATTGGGTTGAGGCTCAAGGTGTCGGGAACAGGCAGGGCAGAAGCCTGGGCAAAACGCAGGGCGAGACCAGGACAGGGAAAGGGGCGCATCCCGCAGGACGCGCCCCCTCTCAATTTCTGAACTTCGGTGTTACTCGCTCTTGTTCTCGCCCTCGGTCTGCTCGGTCTGGGGCTGCTCGGCTTCGGCTGAGGTCGCCTCATCCTGGGCTGGAGCGGCCTCGTCCTGCTGGCCTTCCTGCTGCTGCTCGCCCTGCACGGGCTTGCTCAGCTGGGCCATGGCCTGCTGGAGGCCCTTCTCGCGCATCAGGCTGGCGTAGTAGGTGTTGATGCCGTCCGGCCCCAGCTGCTTGCTCAGTTCCTGGGGGTTCATGCCGTTGGCCTGCGCCAGGGCATTCATGGTCTGGTTGAACTCGGCGTCGCTGACCTGCACCTTCAGGTCCTCGGCCAGCTTTTCCAGCGCCAGGTCACGCTTGACGCGGCTCTCGGCGTTCTTGGACAGGTCGGCCATGAACTCGCCGAGCTTGCCCTGCTCCTGCATGAAGCTCTCGTACTCGCCCCACTTGACGCCCTGGCGGCCGAGGTCGTCCTTGATCTCCTCGAGCATGGCGTCGCGGCGGCGGTCCAGCAGCGCGGCAGGAATCTCAGCTTCCATGTTCTCGGTCAGATGGGTCACGAACTCCTCGCGGCGGGCGGTCTCGCCCTCCTGCGCGGCGCGGCGCTCCAGCTCGGCCTTCAGGTCGGTGCGCAGCCGCTCCAGGCTGTCGAAGTTCAGGCTCTTGGCGAAGTCGTCGTCCAGGTCCTGGGTCTTCTTGACCTTCACGTCCTGGATGACCACCGTGACGCTGTGCTCGGGGTGCTCGTGGTCGCCGTGCTGGTGGGCAGGCACGGTGATTTCCACGGTGTCGCCCTTGTTCTTGCCCAGCAGCGCCTCACGGACATGGGCCTCGGCGACGTCCAGGTAGATGGGGTAGGTGCCGCCGTCCTCGCCCTGCTCCTCCACGGTCACCTGATCGCTGGCCTCGATGGGCCGGTTGGCCTCCTCAAAGGTGGCGTTGCGCTCCTGCAGGTCACCCAGGGTGCGGTCCATGACGTCGTCGGTGATGGCGGGGGACTCGGCGCTGAGGCTCAGGCCGCTCCAGTCGCCCAGCTTCACTTCAGGATAGGTTTCGCCGGTGACCGTGAACTCGAACGGCTGGCCGTTGACCACCGGCTGGGGGTCGATGTTGGCGTCCACCAGGCTCAGCTGCAGTTCGCGGGCGGCCTGCGAGTAGTGGGTCTGAAGCAAGCGGTCGCGCACTTCCTGTTCCACGTAGCCCTTGCCCACGCGGCCCTCGATCACCTTGCGCGGGGCCTTGCCGGGGCGGAAGCCGGGAACGCGCACGTCGCGTGCGAGTCCGGACCACACCTGGTCATATGCACGGTTCACTTCGGAGGCGGGAACGGAAACCCTGAACTCCACCTTGTTGCCCTCTCTGCTGATCAGTTCTGCCACGTCATTTCTCCCGTTCGCTGTCCCGTGAGGCAAGAGGTCCAGTGGGGACCCCCGCCAGGGGCGCATTCCAGCTTTGATTTTTTGCCGTGCCGGCGGCGCTGCCCAGGGGTGCGGGGCCCGCGCTCACGCGGCATGCCGCCCGGCATCATAGTGCGTTTTGCCCCCCGGCGTACACCCATGCCGGTTGTCCCTTCTGCCACTGGCCCATCAGGGCAGCGGCGCGGCGGCCTCCCCGTGGGGGAAAAGGCCGCCGCGCCGCGTGTGCTGTGGTGCGAGGAAAGGGACTTGAACCCTCACATCCTATGGATACTAGATCCTAAGTCTAGTGCGTCTACCAGTTCCGCCATCCCCGCATGTGCTGCCCAGCCTAACATCCAGACCGGCCGAAGCTCAAAGAAAAATCCGGCCCTGACCCGTGTGGGCGAGAGCCGGATAAAAGTGGGGTGGATTAGGGGACTTGAACCCCCGGCCTCCGCTTCCACAGAGCGGCGCTCTAACCAACTGAGCTAAACCCACCGTACGTCCTGATCGCCGCAGCTCACAGGCCCACACATCCTAGGCGTCCTCAGCCGGGGTGTCAATGACCGCCGCTGGCCCTGCGCCTTCATCCTCGCCGTGCGCGTGCTGCAGCTTGCGCCAGCGCCCCTCCACCCGCGCTTCCCAGCCCTCACCGGTGGGCTGGTACAGCCCCAGCCGGACGCCGTCCGGCAGGTACGTCTGCGCGAACGAGCCGCCCGGATCGTCGAAGTAGTACGCGTAGCCCCTGCCGTAGCCCTGCTGGCGCATCAGCGCGGTGGGGGCGTTGCGCAGGTGCAGGGGCACCGGCAGCGTCTCGCCGTCGCGCACCGCGTCCAGCGCCCGTTTCCAGGCCACATACACGCTGTTGCTCTTGGGGGCCAGCGCCAGGTACACCACCGCCTGCGCCAGCGCCAGATCGCCCTCCGGACTGCCCAGGAACTCGGCGGTGTCGCGGGCGGCAATGCACAGCCGCAGCGCCTGCGGGTCCGCCAGCCCGATGTCCTCGGCGGCCATTCGCACGATCCGGCGGGCCACGTACAGCCCGTCGGCGCCGCCTTCGAGCATGCGGGCCAGCCAGTACAGCGCGCCGTCCACGTGGCTGCCGCGCACCGACTTGTGCAGTGCGGAGATCAGGTTGTAAAAATCCTCGCCGTTCTTGTCCATCTGCGGCAGGTGGCGGCCAAACGCCTCGGTCACGGCCTCGGGGGTGATGGGGCTGGCAAGGCTGCTGGCCACCTCCAGCGTGCTCAGGGCGCGGCGGGCGTCGCCGTCGGCCAGCCGGGCCAGCAGGTCCAGCGCCTCGTCGGTGGCCCCGGTGCCTGGCAGGCCGCGCGGGTCCGCAAGCGCCCGGTCCAGCAGCCCGCGCACCTCTTCCTGACTCAGGGCTTCGAGCACCAGCGTCCGCGCCCGCGATCTGAGCGCCGGATTGACCTCGAAACTGGGGTTCTCGGTGGTGGCCCCGATCAGGGTCAGGAGCCCGGATTCCACATGAGGCAGCAGCGCGTCCTGCTGGGCCTTGTTGAAGCGGTGAATCTCGTCCAGAAACAGGATGGTCTTCTGGCCCCGCCCCCGCAGGCGTTCGGCCTCGGCGGTGGCCTCGCGCACGTCCTTGACCCCGGCAGAAACGGCGGACAGCGCGATGAAATGTGCGCCCACCTCGCCGGCCAGCAGCCGCGCCAGCGTCGTCTTGCCCACGCCCGGCGGTCCCCACAGGATCAGTGACCCCAGCCGGCCCGACGCCAGCACCCTGGACAGCGGCTTGCCCGGCCCCAGCAGGTGCGTCTGACCCACCACCTCCGACACGGCGCGTGGGCGCAGGCGTTCGGCCAGCGGGGCGGGCGGGTCAAACAGGGTCATGGCGCCGAGGATAGTGGGTCCGGCGCGCGGCTTTGTGGACCGAACTGCGATTTATGCTGGGTGTATGGACTTTGCCAAGCAGGTGGAACTCGCCCGTTTTCCCGCCGGGGTGGTGG harbors:
- the tig gene encoding trigger factor, translating into MAELISREGNKVEFRVSVPASEVNRAYDQVWSGLARDVRVPGFRPGKAPRKVIEGRVGKGYVEQEVRDRLLQTHYSQAARELQLSLVDANIDPQPVVNGQPFEFTVTGETYPEVKLGDWSGLSLSAESPAITDDVMDRTLGDLQERNATFEEANRPIEASDQVTVEEQGEDGGTYPIYLDVAEAHVREALLGKNKGDTVEITVPAHQHGDHEHPEHSVTVVIQDVKVKKTQDLDDDFAKSLNFDSLERLRTDLKAELERRAAQEGETARREEFVTHLTENMEAEIPAALLDRRRDAMLEEIKDDLGRQGVKWGEYESFMQEQGKLGEFMADLSKNAESRVKRDLALEKLAEDLKVQVSDAEFNQTMNALAQANGMNPQELSKQLGPDGINTYYASLMREKGLQQAMAQLSKPVQGEQQQEGQQDEAAPAQDEATSAEAEQPQTEQTEGENKSE
- a CDS encoding replication-associated recombination protein A, producing MTLFDPPAPLAERLRPRAVSEVVGQTHLLGPGKPLSRVLASGRLGSLILWGPPGVGKTTLARLLAGEVGAHFIALSAVSAGVKDVREATAEAERLRGRGQKTILFLDEIHRFNKAQQDALLPHVESGLLTLIGATTENPSFEVNPALRSRARTLVLEALSQEEVRGLLDRALADPRGLPGTGATDEALDLLARLADGDARRALSTLEVASSLASPITPEAVTEAFGRHLPQMDKNGEDFYNLISALHKSVRGSHVDGALYWLARMLEGGADGLYVARRIVRMAAEDIGLADPQALRLCIAARDTAEFLGSPEGDLALAQAVVYLALAPKSNSVYVAWKRALDAVRDGETLPVPLHLRNAPTALMRQQGYGRGYAYYFDDPGGSFAQTYLPDGVRLGLYQPTGEGWEARVEGRWRKLQHAHGEDEGAGPAAVIDTPAEDA